One segment of Gemmatimonadaceae bacterium DNA contains the following:
- a CDS encoding molybdopterin-dependent oxidoreductase, with amino-acid sequence MAEQTQAPVKTVTLTIEGRQVTVPEGTSILEAAKQVGVLIPHYCYHPGLPVAGVCRMCLVDVEKAPKLAPSCATAAMDGQVVHVHSEKALDARKGVLEMLLINHPLDCPICDQSGECELQDYTFQEGRKDSRYREPKRFNPVEDFGGDVVYVPNRCILCTRCVRFMEDIAHDPVLNVSERGDRALIGKFEGRDLTHPWAANVVDLCPVGALLSKDSLNKARAWELDRTASVCPNCTQGCNVIVETRDNVVVRLKPRFNEEVNEYFICDYGRLNYRWLNRQDRVNTPMVRRGESLAETDWDAAIAAAASLLEGQKVSVIASPMLSNETLFLLSTLIERNGGEGSFTVETGPEAALPGVEDLSLRSDRAANVVGAERLGFKRGAGAAGGGVVVIAGDEHFGLDLSKLPAGARLLVIGSVIPDGGHGAEAVLPIANMAEEEGTFTNIQGRVQRFRQAKAPPGYARSSWSVVGDLLHALGDSGQYFLPSEVFAAMASSRAAFKGLSWERLGSRGLPVLNGNGAGARA; translated from the coding sequence ATGGCCGAGCAGACGCAGGCGCCGGTGAAGACGGTGACGCTCACGATCGAGGGCCGGCAGGTGACGGTCCCCGAGGGAACGTCGATCCTCGAGGCCGCCAAGCAGGTCGGCGTGCTCATCCCGCACTACTGCTACCATCCGGGGCTGCCGGTCGCCGGCGTGTGCCGGATGTGCCTGGTGGACGTCGAGAAGGCGCCCAAGCTCGCGCCGTCGTGCGCCACGGCGGCGATGGACGGACAGGTCGTGCACGTGCACTCCGAGAAAGCGCTGGACGCGCGGAAGGGCGTGCTCGAGATGCTGCTCATCAACCACCCGCTCGACTGTCCGATCTGCGACCAGTCCGGCGAGTGCGAGCTGCAGGATTACACCTTCCAGGAAGGGCGCAAGGACTCGCGCTACCGCGAGCCGAAGCGCTTCAACCCGGTGGAGGATTTCGGCGGCGACGTGGTGTACGTCCCCAACCGCTGCATCCTCTGCACGCGCTGCGTCCGCTTCATGGAGGACATCGCGCATGATCCCGTGCTGAACGTGAGCGAGCGCGGCGACCGCGCGTTGATCGGCAAGTTCGAGGGCAGGGACCTCACCCACCCGTGGGCCGCGAACGTCGTGGACCTGTGCCCGGTCGGCGCGCTCCTGTCCAAGGACTCGCTGAACAAGGCGCGCGCCTGGGAGCTGGACCGCACGGCGTCGGTGTGCCCGAACTGCACGCAGGGTTGCAACGTCATCGTCGAGACGCGCGACAACGTCGTCGTCCGGCTCAAGCCGCGCTTCAACGAGGAAGTCAACGAGTACTTCATCTGCGACTACGGCCGCCTCAACTATCGCTGGCTCAACCGGCAGGACCGCGTGAACACGCCGATGGTGCGCCGCGGAGAATCGCTCGCCGAGACCGATTGGGACGCGGCGATCGCGGCCGCGGCGAGTCTGCTCGAGGGGCAGAAGGTCTCCGTGATCGCGTCGCCGATGCTGTCAAACGAGACGCTCTTCCTGCTGTCGACTCTGATCGAGCGGAACGGCGGAGAAGGGAGCTTCACCGTCGAGACCGGTCCTGAAGCGGCGCTGCCCGGGGTCGAAGATCTCTCGCTTCGTTCCGATCGCGCGGCCAACGTTGTCGGAGCCGAGCGGCTCGGCTTCAAGCGTGGCGCCGGGGCGGCGGGCGGTGGTGTCGTCGTGATCGCCGGAGACGAGCATTTCGGGCTGGACCTGTCGAAGCTTCCCGCGGGCGCGCGCCTGCTGGTGATCGGCTCGGTGATCCCCGACGGCGGACACGGCGCGGAAGCCGTGCTTCCCATCGCCAACATGGCCGAGGAAGAGGGGACGTTCACGAACATCCAGGGACGGGTGCAGCGGTTCCGCCAAGCCAAGGCGCCGCCGGGATACGCGCGCTCGAGCTGGTCCGTGGTCGGCGACCTGCTCCACGCCCTGGGCGACTCCGGCCAGTATTTCCTGCCGTCTGAAGTATTCGCCGCAATGGCAAGCTCGCGCGCGGCGTTCAAGGGTTTGAGCTGGGAGCGGCTGGGCTCCAGAGGTCTGCCCGTGCTGAACGGGAACGGCGCGGGAGCGCGCGCGTGA
- the nuoH gene encoding NADH-quinone oxidoreductase subunit NuoH, with the protein MSVTGLLLLQAANPQEEAAGTGVFLTSTLVKLVVVFTLYMVGVALLTLAERKISAWIQDRHGPNRVGPHGLLQPFADGLKNMMKEETYPDAAYKPLFILAPAMSFIVALTAWAVIPFASPLPTRWGLIPMVVADLPIGFLFILALTSLGVYGIVLAGWSSNNKYSLLGGLRASAQMVSYEIAMGLSIIPVLLLAGNVTLSVVIDQQAHGLYNILNLTIAFFIFMVAALAETNRLPFDLPEAESELIAGYHTEYSAMKFSFFFIAEYANMVTASALMATLFFGGWDIPFTGWENAAPYTVLKTVVTGLVFGAKVLFFVFTFMWIRWTLPRFRYDQLMSLGWKFMLPLALGYIVVIAAVMLGLGASGIAYGPLYGLALFGVNLALIMILFVMVDHGRIISPAYGRLDPRELEKLRAMRQRSALARRPEARPAVGKPTPAPVAGGTD; encoded by the coding sequence GTGAGCGTGACCGGGCTGCTGCTGCTCCAGGCCGCGAATCCGCAGGAGGAAGCCGCCGGCACGGGCGTCTTCCTCACCTCCACGCTCGTGAAGCTGGTGGTCGTCTTCACGCTTTACATGGTAGGCGTGGCGCTGCTCACGCTCGCGGAGCGGAAGATCTCGGCGTGGATCCAGGACCGGCACGGCCCGAACCGGGTTGGCCCGCACGGGCTGCTCCAGCCGTTCGCGGACGGGCTCAAGAACATGATGAAGGAGGAGACGTACCCGGACGCGGCGTACAAGCCGCTGTTCATCCTTGCTCCGGCGATGTCGTTCATCGTCGCGCTGACCGCGTGGGCGGTGATTCCGTTCGCCTCTCCGCTGCCGACGCGGTGGGGGCTGATTCCGATGGTGGTCGCGGACCTGCCGATCGGATTCCTGTTCATCCTCGCGCTCACCTCGCTCGGCGTGTATGGGATCGTGCTCGCCGGCTGGTCGTCGAACAACAAGTACTCGCTGCTGGGCGGACTCCGGGCGAGCGCGCAGATGGTGTCGTACGAGATCGCCATGGGGCTGTCGATCATCCCCGTGCTCCTGCTCGCCGGCAACGTCACGCTCAGCGTGGTCATCGATCAGCAGGCGCACGGGCTGTACAACATCCTCAATCTCACGATCGCGTTCTTCATCTTCATGGTCGCGGCGCTCGCCGAGACGAACCGGCTGCCGTTCGACCTGCCCGAGGCGGAATCCGAGCTGATCGCCGGGTACCACACCGAGTACAGCGCGATGAAGTTCTCGTTTTTCTTCATCGCCGAGTACGCCAACATGGTGACGGCCAGCGCGCTCATGGCGACGCTGTTCTTCGGCGGCTGGGACATCCCGTTCACCGGTTGGGAGAACGCGGCGCCGTACACCGTGCTCAAGACGGTGGTGACGGGGCTCGTGTTCGGGGCGAAGGTGTTGTTCTTCGTCTTCACCTTCATGTGGATCCGCTGGACGCTCCCGCGGTTCCGCTACGACCAGCTCATGTCGCTCGGCTGGAAGTTCATGCTGCCGCTCGCGCTCGGGTACATCGTCGTCATCGCGGCGGTCATGCTCGGCCTCGGCGCGTCGGGGATCGCTTACGGCCCGCTGTACGGGCTCGCGCTGTTCGGCGTGAACCTGGCGCTGATCATGATCCTGTTCGTGATGGTGGACCACGGCCGCATCATCAGTCCCGCGTACGGCCGGCTGGATCCACGGGAGCTGGAGAAGCTCCGCGCCATGCGGCAGCGGTCCGCCCTCGCCCGCCGTCCCGAAGCCAGGCCCGCGGTCGGCAAGCCCACACCGGCTCCTGTCGCCGGAGGGACCGACTGA
- a CDS encoding NADH-quinone oxidoreductase subunit I gives MAISVKVVNRPTGDVSYVRATLKGMALTFKHLVDPHKVTIQYPEEKHSLSARWRGTHRMLTTEDGKAKCVACGLCPTVCPANCIKLVPGEDENGNRYPLIFEIDEFRCIFCGYCQEVCPEEAIHLGRHYENSEYSRAGFVYDLERLTAQTHPVTELWDPEDPKGQ, from the coding sequence ATGGCCATCAGCGTCAAGGTGGTGAACCGGCCGACGGGGGACGTCAGCTACGTGCGCGCCACGCTGAAGGGAATGGCGCTCACCTTCAAGCACCTCGTCGATCCGCACAAGGTCACCATCCAGTATCCCGAGGAGAAGCACTCGCTCTCCGCGCGCTGGCGGGGCACGCACCGCATGCTCACCACCGAGGACGGCAAGGCGAAGTGCGTCGCCTGCGGCCTGTGTCCGACGGTGTGTCCGGCCAACTGCATCAAGCTGGTGCCGGGCGAGGACGAGAACGGCAACCGCTACCCGCTGATCTTCGAGATCGACGAGTTCCGCTGCATTTTCTGCGGCTACTGCCAGGAGGTGTGCCCGGAGGAAGCCATCCACCTTGGCCGGCACTACGAGAACTCCGAGTACAGCCGCGCGGGCTTCGTGTACGACCTCGAGCGGCTCACCGCCCAGACTCACCCGGTGACCGAGCTGTGGGACCCGGAGGATCCGAAGGGACAATGA
- a CDS encoding NADH-quinone oxidoreductase subunit J yields MIDPAYPLFYTFNFYLFGVIALASALAFVTRKSPVAAALWLVNVMFALAALYVMLDAHFIAAIQVLVYAGAIMVVFLFVIMLLNLGHPSEIADIRGKWGKVGALVLGLILLAEIAVVSETRVSPEWILPRGEMDRLLAEKGAVGVVADPLFTHYLLAFELTSILLLIAIVGAVALGRRAEHHVEPVSEESAHAG; encoded by the coding sequence ATGATCGATCCGGCGTATCCTCTCTTCTACACGTTCAACTTCTATCTCTTCGGCGTGATCGCGCTGGCGTCCGCGCTGGCGTTCGTCACCCGCAAGAGTCCCGTCGCGGCCGCGCTCTGGCTGGTGAACGTGATGTTCGCGCTCGCCGCTCTGTACGTGATGCTCGACGCGCATTTCATCGCCGCGATCCAGGTGCTGGTGTATGCCGGGGCGATCATGGTCGTGTTCCTCTTCGTCATCATGCTGCTCAACCTCGGTCACCCGTCCGAGATCGCCGACATACGCGGGAAGTGGGGAAAGGTGGGGGCCCTCGTGCTCGGGCTGATCCTGCTGGCCGAGATCGCCGTGGTGAGCGAAACGCGCGTCAGCCCCGAATGGATTCTGCCGCGCGGCGAGATGGACCGGCTGCTGGCCGAGAAGGGCGCGGTCGGCGTCGTGGCCGACCCGCTGTTCACGCATTACCTGCTCGCGTTCGAGCTGACCAGTATCCTGCTGCTGATCGCGATAGTGGGTGCCGTGGCGCTTGGCCGGCGCGCCGAGCATCACGTCGAGCCCGTTTCGGAGGAGAGCGCGCATGCTGGCTGA
- the nuoK gene encoding NADH-quinone oxidoreductase subunit NuoK produces the protein MLAEALALSAALFTIGVIGVLIRRNAIIIFMCVELMLNAVNLSFVALSRYYGADGQVFVFFVMTVAAAEAAVGLAIIISIFRHRQTVNLQNINIMRG, from the coding sequence ATGCTGGCTGAGGCCCTCGCGCTGTCCGCGGCGCTCTTCACCATCGGCGTGATCGGAGTGCTGATCCGCCGGAACGCGATCATCATCTTCATGTGCGTCGAGCTGATGCTCAACGCCGTGAACCTCAGCTTCGTCGCGCTGTCGCGGTACTACGGCGCCGATGGACAGGTGTTCGTATTCTTCGTGATGACCGTGGCCGCCGCCGAGGCGGCGGTGGGTCTGGCGATCATCATCTCGATCTTCCGCCACCGGCAGACGGTCAACCTGCAGAACATCAACATCATGCGCGGATGA
- the nuoL gene encoding NADH-quinone oxidoreductase subunit L: MTVLPAGVMALLQETAAYTAGSHVLDGSVAEWLWLVPVLPLLGFVINGALSLFAVAHPGPGDPDAGHGDATAAHALPPEPAGGAHGDDHHPVARHRFAGIVSVIGPLMLALSFALTAMIFFAMRSAHATEPFIQEYFTWMIAGELDLAAAFQLDQLAMVMMLVITGVGALIHVFSVGYMRDDPGYPRYFAYLNLFVFFMLVLVLGANYPVMFIGWEGVGLCSYLLIGFWFSEKANADAGKKAFIVNRIGDFGFLVALMLLFAHLGTMDFQSVAAAAPQLSTPIVTAICLFLFLGCVGKSAQIPLYVWLPDAMAGPTPVSALIHAATMVTAGVYLVARSSFLFSLAPAAGLTVALTGAVTALFAATIGLKQWDIKKILAYSTVSQLGFMFMAVGVGAYVAGIFHLATHAFFKALLFLGSGSVIYAMHAAYHQTGSHEDAQDVRNMGGLRRFMPVTWVLMWIATLAIAGIPPFAGFFSKDEILAGVYARAHDSTLAEASWLGIPGSALLYFIYFIGIATALLTAIYMTRMMLYTFHGPNRTGEAERGALKEAPWVMTGPLVVLGVLSAFGGWLNLPKVFTDLLPVGPTLALEHWMDPVVGEHQLAVTHGEAAHLSASTEYLLIGAAVLVAAAGIALAWRFLKPEKLVPKREAPAEEGFERVLAEKYFVDEGYDRGLVQPMYHGSRLVLWRGLDAGVIDGLFVNGSAWLAYAFGWLGSRAQTGAVGTYAWVLVLGVVAVIGVFTLR; the protein is encoded by the coding sequence ATGACCGTTCTTCCCGCGGGGGTCATGGCTCTGCTGCAGGAGACGGCGGCGTATACCGCCGGCTCACACGTGCTGGACGGCTCCGTGGCCGAGTGGCTCTGGCTAGTGCCGGTGCTGCCCCTGCTCGGGTTCGTCATCAATGGAGCGCTCTCGCTTTTCGCCGTAGCGCACCCCGGCCCGGGCGATCCGGACGCGGGGCACGGCGACGCGACGGCGGCGCATGCGCTACCGCCCGAGCCGGCCGGCGGCGCGCACGGGGACGACCATCATCCCGTAGCCAGGCACCGGTTCGCCGGGATCGTGAGCGTGATCGGGCCGCTGATGCTGGCGCTGTCGTTCGCGCTGACCGCGATGATCTTCTTCGCCATGCGGTCGGCGCACGCGACCGAACCGTTCATCCAGGAGTACTTCACCTGGATGATCGCGGGCGAGCTCGACCTCGCGGCCGCGTTTCAGCTCGACCAGCTCGCGATGGTGATGATGCTCGTGATCACGGGGGTCGGAGCGCTGATCCACGTCTTCAGCGTCGGCTACATGCGCGACGACCCGGGGTACCCGCGCTACTTCGCGTACCTGAACCTGTTTGTCTTCTTCATGCTCGTGCTGGTGCTCGGCGCCAACTACCCGGTCATGTTCATCGGCTGGGAGGGCGTCGGCCTCTGCTCGTATCTGCTGATCGGCTTCTGGTTCTCGGAGAAGGCCAACGCCGACGCGGGGAAGAAGGCGTTCATCGTGAACCGGATCGGCGATTTCGGCTTCCTCGTCGCCCTGATGCTGCTGTTCGCGCATCTGGGCACGATGGACTTTCAGAGTGTCGCGGCCGCGGCGCCGCAGCTCTCGACGCCGATCGTGACCGCCATCTGCCTCTTCCTGTTCCTCGGCTGCGTGGGGAAGAGCGCGCAGATTCCGCTGTACGTGTGGCTGCCGGACGCGATGGCCGGCCCCACGCCGGTCTCCGCGCTGATCCATGCTGCGACGATGGTGACGGCGGGCGTGTATCTCGTCGCGCGCAGCTCCTTCCTCTTTTCGCTGGCGCCGGCGGCGGGGCTCACGGTCGCGCTCACGGGCGCCGTCACCGCGCTGTTCGCCGCGACGATCGGGCTCAAGCAGTGGGACATCAAGAAGATTCTGGCCTACTCCACCGTGTCGCAGCTCGGCTTCATGTTCATGGCCGTCGGCGTGGGCGCGTACGTGGCGGGGATCTTCCACCTCGCGACGCACGCCTTCTTCAAGGCGCTGCTGTTCCTCGGGTCGGGCTCGGTCATCTACGCCATGCACGCGGCGTATCACCAGACGGGCAGCCACGAGGACGCGCAGGACGTGCGCAACATGGGCGGTCTCCGGCGGTTCATGCCCGTCACCTGGGTGCTGATGTGGATCGCGACGCTGGCGATCGCGGGCATTCCGCCATTCGCCGGCTTCTTCTCCAAGGACGAGATCCTCGCCGGCGTGTACGCGCGCGCGCACGACTCCACGCTCGCCGAAGCGAGCTGGCTCGGCATCCCGGGATCGGCGCTGCTCTACTTCATCTACTTCATCGGCATCGCCACCGCGCTGCTCACGGCGATCTACATGACGCGCATGATGCTGTACACCTTCCATGGTCCCAACCGCACGGGCGAGGCGGAGCGCGGCGCGCTGAAGGAAGCTCCGTGGGTGATGACGGGCCCGCTGGTGGTGCTCGGCGTGTTGAGCGCGTTCGGCGGCTGGCTGAATCTCCCGAAGGTCTTCACCGACCTGCTTCCGGTCGGTCCGACGCTCGCGCTCGAGCATTGGATGGACCCCGTCGTGGGCGAGCATCAGCTGGCCGTCACGCACGGCGAGGCAGCGCATCTGTCGGCGAGCACTGAGTACCTGCTCATCGGCGCGGCCGTGCTCGTCGCGGCGGCCGGCATCGCCCTCGCCTGGCGCTTCCTCAAGCCTGAAAAGCTGGTGCCCAAGCGCGAAGCGCCGGCCGAGGAAGGATTCGAGCGGGTGCTCGCCGAGAAGTACTTCGTGGACGAGGGCTACGACCGCGGTCTGGTTCAGCCCATGTACCACGGCTCCCGGCTCGTGCTCTGGCGCGGGTTGGACGCCGGTGTGATCGACGGGCTGTTCGTGAACGGCAGCGCGTGGCTGGCCTACGCCTTCGGCTGGCTCGGCTCCAGGGCCCAGACCGGCGCCGTCGGCACGTACGCGTGGGTGCTCGTTCTCGGCGTCGTCGCCGTGATCGGAGTGTTCACACTCCGATGA
- a CDS encoding NADH-quinone oxidoreductase subunit M has translation MTQLLAAIGYTSWVLPALLIIPLVGAGVLLALAAGGKGDQPGPARTARMIAFLTLLAEFIVSVGLWWSFENGAGWHASVDVPWIPTWGVRFSIGLDGFGLMMVLLTTFLMPLTVLGGWTSVRTKVHSYLILLLVMTTGMLGVFLARDLFLFYVMWEVMLMPMYFIIGIWGGERRIYASIKFFIYTMVGSILMLVGIIYLGIQSGSPITGAPDFSYAAALQLSLSPAASFWLFGAFFLAFAVKVPMFPFHTWLPDAHVEAPTAGSVILASIMLKTGTFGFLRFALPLFPGVAMDPTVRMIILVLAVIAIIYGALVALVQPDFKKLVAYSSVSHMGFVVLGIFALTVESVQGALMVMINHGISTGALFFLVGMIYERRHSRMIDAYGGIARVVPMFAAALTLVGLSSIALPGTNGFIGEFLVLVGAFKTYPVFTALAATGVIFAAAYMLWALQRILFNKLDKDENRHLPDLNWREIGLLTPLIAAIIWIGVYPAPVLRRMEAAAHDLVQRVERGPPARFPRPPMIP, from the coding sequence ATGACCCAGCTCCTCGCTGCGATCGGTTACACGAGCTGGGTGCTCCCGGCGCTGCTGATCATTCCTCTGGTCGGCGCCGGCGTTCTGCTGGCCCTCGCCGCCGGCGGAAAGGGCGACCAGCCGGGCCCGGCGCGCACGGCGCGGATGATCGCGTTCCTCACGCTGCTCGCCGAGTTCATCGTGTCCGTCGGTCTCTGGTGGTCGTTCGAGAACGGCGCCGGCTGGCACGCATCGGTGGACGTGCCGTGGATCCCGACGTGGGGCGTGCGATTCTCCATCGGCCTCGACGGGTTCGGCCTCATGATGGTGCTGCTGACGACCTTCCTGATGCCGCTAACGGTGCTCGGCGGCTGGACGAGCGTGCGCACGAAGGTCCACAGCTACCTGATCCTGCTACTCGTCATGACGACGGGAATGCTCGGCGTGTTCCTCGCGCGCGATTTATTCCTGTTCTACGTGATGTGGGAAGTGATGCTCATGCCGATGTACTTCATCATCGGCATCTGGGGCGGGGAGCGGCGCATCTACGCCAGCATCAAGTTCTTCATCTACACCATGGTCGGGTCGATCCTCATGCTGGTGGGGATCATCTACCTCGGCATTCAGTCGGGCAGTCCTATCACCGGCGCGCCGGACTTCAGCTACGCGGCCGCGCTGCAGCTTTCGCTCTCGCCCGCCGCTTCGTTCTGGCTGTTTGGCGCGTTCTTCCTGGCGTTCGCCGTGAAGGTGCCGATGTTTCCGTTCCACACGTGGCTGCCGGACGCCCACGTGGAGGCCCCGACGGCCGGCTCGGTCATCCTCGCGAGCATCATGCTCAAGACGGGCACGTTCGGCTTCCTGCGGTTCGCGCTGCCGCTATTCCCCGGCGTCGCGATGGACCCCACGGTGCGGATGATCATTCTCGTGCTCGCGGTGATCGCGATCATCTACGGCGCGCTGGTCGCGCTGGTGCAGCCCGACTTCAAGAAGCTCGTGGCGTACTCGTCGGTGAGCCACATGGGCTTCGTGGTGCTCGGCATCTTCGCGCTGACGGTCGAGAGCGTGCAGGGCGCGCTGATGGTGATGATCAACCACGGCATCTCCACGGGCGCGCTGTTCTTCCTCGTGGGAATGATCTACGAGCGCCGGCACTCGCGGATGATCGACGCGTACGGCGGAATAGCGCGGGTGGTGCCGATGTTCGCCGCGGCGCTGACGCTGGTCGGGCTCAGCAGCATCGCCCTGCCGGGAACCAACGGCTTCATCGGCGAGTTCCTGGTGCTGGTCGGCGCGTTCAAGACCTATCCGGTCTTCACCGCGCTCGCCGCGACCGGCGTGATCTTCGCCGCGGCGTACATGCTGTGGGCGCTGCAGCGGATCCTGTTCAACAAGTTGGACAAGGACGAGAATCGGCACCTCCCCGATCTCAACTGGCGCGAGATCGGCCTCCTGACCCCGCTCATCGCGGCGATCATCTGGATCGGCGTGTATCCCGCGCCGGTGCTGCGGCGGATGGAAGCCGCGGCGCATGACCTCGTGCAGCGGGTGGAGCGCGGACCGCCTGCACGGTTTCCCCGGCCACCGATGATCCCATGA
- a CDS encoding NADH-quinone oxidoreductase subunit N, producing MTALDLTIPSQLMTALAPDITLMVGAMALLLWAAWGRESIQRQRAVGVASMILCGIVAAMVVYFMREGGAVGPGPIAMDRFRWTADLLLLLATFATIALAMDYNARERITSAESHVLVLLATSGMMVLVSARDLIIVFLGIEIMSVAVYVLAGLNRRSGRAAEGALKYFLLGAFSTCFLLYGIALVYGATGSTNLTTIAERVGGTGPVSPLLLIGMALLVVGFGFKIAAVPFHMWAPDVYEGAPTPITAYMAAAVKAAAFASFLRVWMEAFPEVFVQWHYGVWWLAAVTMVAGNLIALAQKNIKRMLAYSSIAHAGYILVAVLARGNLGSSAFLFYLFAYTLATFGAFAVVIVLSGRGDRYLKIKDYAGLWTVRPWLAGSMAVFMLALLGFPIFGGIGFFAKWYMLQAALDSITPLTNLSIILVLTSVVSAGYYLYVVMVMFMKPVSRPDSEPQPAGRLTQWVIAAAAVLILAFGIFPDPVVRLTRSSVIVPIDR from the coding sequence ATGACGGCGCTCGACCTGACGATTCCGTCGCAGCTGATGACCGCACTGGCGCCCGACATCACGCTGATGGTCGGGGCCATGGCGCTGCTCCTGTGGGCGGCCTGGGGGCGCGAGAGCATCCAGCGCCAGCGGGCCGTCGGCGTCGCGAGCATGATCCTGTGCGGCATCGTGGCCGCCATGGTCGTGTATTTCATGCGCGAGGGCGGCGCGGTCGGGCCCGGGCCTATCGCCATGGACCGGTTCCGCTGGACCGCCGACCTCCTGCTGCTGCTGGCCACGTTCGCCACGATCGCGCTGGCGATGGACTACAACGCGCGCGAGCGGATCACGTCCGCCGAATCGCACGTGCTCGTGTTGCTCGCGACATCGGGAATGATGGTGCTGGTGTCGGCGCGCGACCTGATCATCGTATTTCTCGGCATCGAGATCATGTCGGTCGCGGTGTACGTGCTCGCCGGCCTCAACCGCCGCAGCGGCCGCGCGGCGGAAGGCGCGTTGAAGTACTTCCTGCTGGGAGCATTCTCGACCTGCTTCCTGCTGTACGGCATCGCGCTGGTGTACGGGGCGACCGGGAGCACCAACCTGACCACCATCGCCGAGCGCGTCGGCGGCACGGGACCGGTAAGTCCGCTGCTGCTGATCGGCATGGCGCTGCTGGTGGTAGGGTTCGGCTTCAAGATCGCGGCGGTGCCGTTTCACATGTGGGCGCCGGACGTATACGAGGGCGCCCCCACGCCGATCACCGCGTACATGGCCGCGGCGGTGAAGGCGGCCGCGTTCGCCAGCTTCCTGCGCGTGTGGATGGAGGCGTTCCCCGAGGTCTTCGTTCAGTGGCACTACGGGGTGTGGTGGCTGGCGGCGGTGACCATGGTGGCCGGCAACCTCATCGCGCTGGCGCAGAAGAACATCAAGCGCATGCTGGCGTACTCGAGCATCGCGCACGCCGGCTACATCCTGGTCGCGGTGCTGGCGCGTGGCAACCTCGGCAGCTCCGCCTTCCTGTTCTATCTGTTCGCGTACACGCTCGCGACCTTCGGCGCTTTCGCCGTAGTAATCGTGCTCTCGGGCAGGGGAGACAGATATCTCAAGATCAAAGACTACGCCGGGCTTTGGACCGTGCGCCCCTGGCTCGCCGGCAGCATGGCGGTGTTCATGCTGGCGCTGCTCGGATTCCCGATCTTCGGCGGCATCGGCTTCTTCGCGAAGTGGTACATGCTGCAGGCGGCGCTCGACTCCATCACGCCGCTGACGAATCTCTCGATCATTCTCGTCCTGACCAGCGTCGTGTCCGCGGGCTACTATCTGTACGTGGTGATGGTGATGTTCATGAAGCCGGTATCGCGGCCGGACAGTGAGCCGCAGCCCGCTGGCCGGCTCACGCAATGGGTTATCGCCGCGGCGGCCGTGCTCATCCTCGCCTTCGGAATCTTCCCCGACCCGGTGGTGCGCCTGACGCGCAGCAGCGTCATCGTGCCGATCGACCGGTGA